The Paenibacillus sp. FSL H7-0357 nucleotide sequence GCTCCTTTAAGATTAACGACGCAATAAAACTGACTTCGTAAGCATTCGCTTAGTTTTATGGAGCATTTTGCTCCTTTAGTTAATCAGGCCTTTGATTTGGCCAGTAAATATAGGAAATAGGGAGCGCCGATCAGCGCAACTACAATACCTGTCGGTATTTCAGCCGGCTGCAGAATCCAGCGGCCGATAGTATCCGCAGTAAGCAGCAGCAGCGCGCCGATTAAGGCACAGGCAGGCAGCAGCACCTGATGCTTCGGTCCAACGAGCCTGCGGGCGAGATGGGGCGCAATCAGCCCCACAAAGCCTATGCCGCCGCTTACGGCGACACAGGAGCCGGACAGCGCGACTGCGGCGGCCAGCAGCAGAATGCGTTCCTTCTCCACCGGCATGCCCAGCCCGGCCGAGGTTTGGTCCCCGAGGTTAAGTACATTCAGCACCCGGGCTTTGTAGAACGCAAATGGCAGCAAAATAGCTATCCAAGGTGTCAGCGCAAGCACAAATCTCCAGTCGCCGCCCCAGATTTTACCTGCCATCCAGATCGCCACAAACTGATAATTCTGCGGATCCAGCCTTAACGACAGGATCAATTGGAAAGCATAGATGCCTGCACCTACAGCGATCCCGATAAGTATCATTCTTGTCGGCGACAGGCCATCCTCACGCCGGAAAGACAGGAAATAAATAAGTGCAGCTGTAAGACTTGCTCCGGCCAGCGCCAGCAGCGGAAGAACAAAGATTGGAGCTGCCGAGGTTGCCGGAACAAATGAGATAAAGATAATCACCGCAAACCCGGCACCGGCATTAATCCCCAGTGTAGAAGGCTCTGCCAGCGCATTGCGCGATAAGCTTTGCAGAATGCAGCCGGAAACCGCAAACCCTGCGCCGACAAGCAGCGAGATCACTATGCGCGGTAGCCGGAAATCAAAGAGAATCAGCTTTTGCTGCTGCGTTCCCTCTCCAAGGACTGTGTGTAGGACATCCAGCGGTGATAATCGCATTAACCCGGTGTTCATACTGACAATAAAGATGACCACGATAAGAACCGCAAGTGAAGTCAATATAGCTGCTTCCCGGGTACGGCGTTGTTTCCCGGTGGGTGAGCGCAGAGCTTTGCTCATGACAGCTCCCCCTTCCGTTTACTCGCCAAGTAAATAAAGAACGGCACGCCGATCACTGCGATTAAAGCGCCTAGCGGTGTTTCATAAGGCGCGTTAATCATTCTGGCCGCAATATCAGCAAATACAATTAGTAGACTGCCGAGTACTGCAGAGCAGGGAATAATCCAGCGGTAATCGACACCAACCAGATAACGGGTAATATGGGGGATAATCAGCCCCACAAAAGCAATCGGTCCAACCGTTGAAACCGCGGAGCCGGCGAGAATCACTACAATAATAATCCCGGCTGTTTGCACTAGCCTGGTCCGCTGTCCAAGCCCCGCCGCTACATCGCGTCCGAGACTAAGGAGTGTAATGGATCGGGAGATCAGCAGAGATCCTATCAGAGCTGCCGCAATCCAGGGAAACAAAATACGAAGCTGTGTCCAATTCGTCCCGCCGATCCCGCCTGCCATCCAGAAGGCAATATCCTGGGACAGATGAAACAGAATCGCGATTCCCTGGCTTACCGCCAGCAGCATAGCACTTACAGCGGCGCCGGCAAGGGTCAGACGCAGCGGGGTTAAGCCGCTATGGGAGAGCGAGCCAATCCCGAACACAAGAATGGCCGCCGCTGCAGCGCCGATGAAGCAGTACAGCATGATGTAGAGAAAAGAAGCAGATGGCGCAAAAGCAAAAGCTAACGCCAATCCTGCGCCGGCACCGGCATTCAGACCCAGCAAGCCGGAATCTGCCAGCGGATTGCGGGTCATGCCCTGCATAATTGCTCCTGCGACGGCGAAACAAGCACCAACCAGCGCTCCCGCCAAAGCACGGGGAATCCGCAGTTCCCGAATAATCTGATGCTGCTGCAGATCCGGATTAAACCGGAAGACCGCCTCCCATACCGTCACCAGTCTAATATCCGCGGCACCCACCGAAACGGAAAGTGCCAGACCAAAGACGACAGCGGCAAGGCCGAAAATCAAAATAACTACCGCAGCAACCGGCCTTGTCTTCAGCGGTTGATCTCCTGACGGATTTGTATTGTTAGCTATAGAACGTGTGGATGACACCATAAGTCTTCCCCTTAATAGGATGAGTTCAATGTTTTAATGAGAACAACTATCATTCTCATTATCGCAAATATCTGAATTATGTACAAGCTTTCACAGCTCGCACTTTCACTGTGAATGATTAAGTCAATGTCCTAAAAAAAGGTGCAGGTCATTGTATCTCAAGATACAAGAACCTGCACATCCCTCCACAGCTGAAGAGTTCTCTCTACACACAGTTAAGGCTGATTATTTCACGAGAAAACTCAAGACATCATCAATGGTTTTAGAGTTGGCAATGGCTCCGCTGTACAGCCAGCTGCTTGCCTCGCTAAGTTCATGAACATTTCCAGCCTTAACCGCAGGGATACCCTTCCAGATTGCTCCGTTAAGAATGTCAGAGGCTTCGGTCTTGTCACTGTTCACCAGGAAGATATGATCTGCGGTCAGTTCAGCCAATTTCTCCAGTGTGATCGGATTCCAGGTCGCTCTGGATGCCGCAGGGATTTCTGTAACCAGGTTGGGTTGCTTCAACCCCAGATCTCCGTACAATACAGCACCACTGCTGCGTGTTTCATCTACTATAAAGAAGTTCTTCGACACCAGCCACAGAATGGCGACCGAATCATCACCAATGGAGCTGCTGATTTTGGCTTTTGCATCTGCTGCTTTTTGATCGTAGTCTGCAATGGCTTGTTCAGCTTCAGTGCTCTTGTTCAGGAGTTCACCGATTTTGAGCAGCGATTTGCGCCAGTCTTTGCTAATCTTGTCACCAAGGACATAAGTAGGTGCGATTTTGTTCAACTGGTCGTACAGACCGTTCTGCACACTAGACTCAGACTGCACAATGTGGAAATCCGGTGCAAAGCTGGTCACAGCCTCCAGCGGAAGATCATAGCTGATGGTTGGCACATCTTTAAGATCAGCAATCAGATATTCCTGGGTTCCGTTTGTCACGGACCACTGCGCTACCGGGGTAACGCCCAGTGTTACCAGGTAGTCTTCCATATAAGAAGCAAGTACGCGCTGCGGATTAGCCGGTACCGTGACTTCATGTCCCATGGCGTCTGTCACCGTTTTCTCTGTAGCCGGTGCAGTTGTTTTCGTTGGCGCTGCCGTTGCTTCAGCAGTAGCCGTAGGTGCAGCGGTAGCTTCCGCTCCAGAATTTGCAGCATTCTCATTATTGCCATTGCCGCAAGCGGACAAGAACAAAGTCATAGCCATACATCCGATCAATGCCAGCTTCATGCTGCCTGATCTCTTATTGTTCGAAAACATTAAATACCCCTCCTGTATTTACAAGCATTAATGGTCAAAGGTGTCCGAGGCCTTCGCCTTACTTTTTAAATGATATTGATTCTCATTATCTCTGTCAACAAAATTATTCGTTCTATAAAAAAAGGTTGCCTCCGCAAGCTACGGAAACAACCTCTGCTAACCATATTTATCTGCCTATTTGTGCAAATGATAGGGCACTGTTGCTACAACTATATCTTTTTGATTCATTAGATAAGAACGAATGAACAGGCTGGTCTGATTATGCAGGATCGCCTGCCACCAATGTTTGGTAATGAACTGTGGAATTAATACGGTAATATGGTCTGTAGTAGCGGTCTTCCACTCTACGGTATCGATAAATTTCACCAGTGGGCGGATAATGCTGCGGTAACGGGAACGAAGCACGATCAGGCGTACACCCGGGTTCCATTCCTCCCATTTTTGCTCCATCTTGTGAATCTCCTCTTCATCAAAACCAACGTAGACTGCCACCACATTATCTGTTAACGACTTCGCATAACTGATCGAATGCAGCACAGCGCGTGTCACACCCGCAACCGGAACAACAACGGTACTTCCTTTAATCAACGGTTTATCCGTAGCAGGACATATACGAAGCTGATCAGCTATATTCATATAATGACGGTGAATGCGGTGGAATACGAACATGACAACCGGCAGGAAGATGAAGGCCATCCACACGCTGGAAAACTTGGTAATGATAAAGATAAGCGTAATCGTCAGGGTAGTCAGCATACCGATTGTATTGACTACAAATTTATTCTGCCAGCCTTTCGGCTTTGTTTTGAACCAGTGCACCATCATGCCAAGCTGCGACAGCGTAAAAGGGATAAATACTCCGACTGCATACAGCGGAATCAGCCCTTCTGTATTTCCGTGGAAAGCAGCTACAAGCACAGCCGACAATACTCCGAGAAAGATAATACCATTAGAGAAGCCCAGGCGGTCTCCCCGGACCATGAAGGCATGAGGCAAATATTTATCTTTGGCGAACATGAACGCAAGCAGCGGAAACGCCGAGTAAGCTGTATTCGCCGCCAGGAACAAGATGACGGCTGTTATCCCTTGGATGAAAAAGTACAAACCGCCCCGGCCAAACGTAGATTCGGCAATTTGCGACACGACGGTGGATTTCTCATTAGGAGTAATCCCATACCAGTATGCCAGCAGCGTAATGCCGGTGAACATCAATCCGAGGATGCCTCCCATCAGCATCAAGGTTTTGGCGGCGTTTTTTTCCGCTGGAGCTTTGAAGTTCGGAATGGCATTCGATACCGCTTCTACCCCGGTCAGTGCCGAACAACCGGAACTGAAGGCTTTGAGTAATAGGAACAGGCTGACATTGGAAACGGCGGAACCGATTTCCGGGATTTCGGCATGAGCGCCGCCTGTAATATATTTGTACACCCCGGCAATGATGAGTACAAAGATAGAAACCACGAACAGATACACCGGGATGGCAATAAATGAAGCGGACTCCGTCACCCCGCGGAGATTGATAATCGTCAAGATCAGAATGACGGAGACTGCAATAAGTACAGTATGATTATGAAGACTCGGAAAGGCCGATGTGATCGCATCCGTTCCCGCTGAAGCACTAACTGCAACCGTAAGAATGTAATCTACCAATAAAGAGCCGCCAGCCAAGAGGCCGGTAGGAACGCCCAGATTGCTTTTTGCCACGATATACGCTCCGCCGCCTTGCGGATAGGCAAAGATGGTCTGGCGATAGGAAAAAATAAGGATGGCCAGCAGGCCCAATACGGCTAATGCAATCGGCAATGAATACCAGATGGCGGTGAAGCCCGCGGCCACCAGTACAATCAGAATTTGCTCCGTTCCGTAGGCCACAGACGAGAGTGCATCGGAAGACAGAACAGCCAGTGCTTTCACCTTGGATAACTTTTCATGATCGAGTTCGTTCGACTTCATCGGACGCCCGATCAATAGTCGTTTTACCTTGCTTACCATTGTAGTAACAGTTCCTCTCTTTGTTGAGTTGAAACGGTAATACCGCGCGCCGTTTTCATTGGCAGGTTTCATAAATGCAGGCACAAAAATAAGCATACGGAAATGATCCGCATGCTTACGCATGCTCATTATCCCACCCTTGCTTACGAGGTTAGCTGGCGGATTCGGGCTGTGGTAGCCCTACGGTTCCGGTCATACTGACCTGCCTCCGATTCACCCCATTGACGTTGCCGTCAAGTTTGGTTCCCCCGTTTTTCCTTGCGGAAAATTCAGCGCATATTCAACTTCTCACAAGGACTAATAATAGTCTACAATAGCTTTTCAGTAAAGCGGTGAAAAAAATGAAAAAAGAATGAAAAAACATCCAAAAAGCTCAAATCCAAGATCGGGGATAAGTGGATCTTTCATTCTCTTTCATTATCCCAGCGTTCCGTGATTTTTGAGTGTTTTGGATGTTAATTGTGACAGAAATTAAGGAAATATTTATGCTCTAAATTCTGCAAAGCCTTTTCTTATTCTGCTGCCTCTTCTTGGCGCCCGGTCCAGAGCAAAATTGCGATTAGAGCAAAAGCAATCAACGCAAGCAGAGGTACCGTAATGAACCCTAAAAAGTTCAAATAATCCTCATTGCAGGGTACACCAATTTTGCATGGCAAAATTTTACTGAGTGCAGGAATTTTCTGCTCTGCGTAATGGTACAGGGAGATGCTCCCGCCTATCAGACATAAAGGCAGCACATAAGGAATGATGCGTTTATCTCCCCGGTACGTGGCAATTCCGAGCAGAATCAGCTGAGGATACATAAAGATACGCTGGAACCAGCATAGCCTGCAGGGTTCATAATGCAGCACTTCACTAAGATACAAGCTTCCTGCTACTGCAATTACGGAAACAAACCAGGCCAGATACAGGCAGTGGCGTCTGCAGAAGGTAGAGAATTTCATCATTTGGCATCCGCCGAATCAAGGGCGATTTGCACCTGCGAGTCGATGGCTTTGATATCAAAAGCCTTGTCTACCTTGACTCCATTAACAAATACAGTAGGAGTAGAGGTCACTTTGCTGTCTTCGGCCAGCTTCATATCTCTCTGCAGTTCACTTTCATAGGTGCGTTCCTCAATGTCTTTACGCAAGAGGTCAAAATCTATCGGCAGGTTCTCTTTCTGCGCCAGGCTTACCAGGTAATCAGCGGTCGCCCACTCTTCGCTCTCCTCGCCCTGATTAGCATAGATTGCGTCATAATAGGTCCAGAAAGCTTCACTGTTCTGATGATAGACAGACAAAGCTGCTAATGAAGCTGTTTCGGAATCCGGTCCGATAAAGGCCATATTTACGAAGTAAAAGGCCGCTTTGCCCGGAGTTACGTATTTTTCAACAAGCTGAGGTTTGATGGTACCGGTAAAGTCTGAACACGCCGGACATTTATAATCCCCGAATTCGACAATTTTGACTGGAGCATCCTCTTTTCCAAGTCTGTGCATCTCGCTGTAATTAAAGTCAGAGTTCCCTTTTGGAATCAGCATGATTAGAGCGACAAAGATAATGATAACTGCTGCTACTGTGCTGAAGATCAGAATTCTCGTTTTTTGCTTCTGCTTTTCCTGTTCTGCCCTGCGCTTCTCCTGCTTGCTCTGTTGGGGAGCCGCGGCACTGTTTCGTTTGTTTTTGCTCAAAGAGAGTTCCTTTCCGTCCACTCAGGACCCGGGTAATGAAAGTCATATAATTTAAAATTATATAATTAAAGTTCTCTCTTTGGCAAACTTCCATAACAAACTTCAGCTCACACCGCCTTTGTTTTCAACTTACTGTTCGGAGTCTCTCCTTCCTTGCTGAAAAGCTGTTCCTTAGCCTGGTCCATCGGATGCAGGGGGATTCTAAAGATGAATTCCGTCTTTCCATCCTGCGGGGAATCGACCCATATCGTACCGTTCATCAAATCAATCAGCTTCTTGCAGATAGCTAGCCCAAGCCCCGTTCCGGGGTATTTCCGGCTGTGAGAGGCATCCGCCTGGGAGAAGGGCTGAAACAGCAGCGGGAGCTTGTCGGGTGGAATGCCGATGCCTGTATCTTTCACTCTAAACTGCAATTGTTCTGAGTTCCCCTCCGTACGGCACAGTTCCACTACTACGTTAATCTCACCTGTATGGGTGAATTTAACGGAATTTCCAATCAAATTCACAAGAATTTGCCGGATTCGAGCGCTGTCTCCAACTAAATAGTCAGGGATGGCCGGTGCAACCTGGAGTGTGAGATTTAATGCTTTCTCCTTACATACGACCTCGTACAGATTCATACATTCCCTGAGCAGCACTGACAGCTGAAAAGGCTCCCTATGCAGCTGCAGGCCGTCAGCCTCCAAGCGGGAAATATCCAGAATATCACTAATCACATTGAGCAAGGCATGACTGCTTCTATTTTGCAGCTTTAACAGATCCTGGTGCTCCTGATGATGAATCTCGTCAGCGAGCAGCTGATTTATTCCGATGATCCCGTTTAACGGCGTTCTGATTTCATGGCTCATAGTAGCCAGAAATTCGCTTTTCATCCGGGCAGCACTTTCAGCCGCTTCTTTGGCAATAATCAGCTCCTGCTGAAACAGGGCAAGCGCAGTCACATCTTCGGCAACGATATAGACAAACCGCTCCTTCTCATTTACCAGCGGAAAAACCGTTGCACTGCAAATTAGCCTGACTCCATTTTTCATTCTCACCATGAGCTCCAGCTTCGCCGAATGCCCTAACGATGCCCGCTTCACTGCCTCCTTAAGTGCAATTTCATCTTCAAGGCTGTACATTATATTTTTGTAATCTCTCAGTTCTTCTTTACCGTAACCAGTCGTCTGCCGTAATGCCGGATTTGCGCTTACAATCTTCTTGCGTACCGGGTCGATACAGAGCACTATATCCGGACTGAACTCAAACAACGCTACATAACGTTGCTCGTTAAATTTTGCCGAGATGATTACACGCTTCCGGTCCCTGTACAAAAGTGCCAATACAACCGCTACAATGGCTATAAATGAACCTCCAAGAATCATCCCGAGCAGTGAATCCTCCAGAAACAGAGCATCCCCGGCATAGGTAACGCGATCTGAGGAAATGAAAGAAACACCCGCCATCGCTGCATAATGTGTACCGGTCAATGCTCCAGTCAGGGTAAGCACAAGCATTATTTTTTTGGCTGAAAAGATGTTATAGGCATTCTCCAGCCACTTTGGATCATAAGAGGCTGTAATGACAGGAACAACAAGCGAGAACAAGACAGACATTATGATGGAGAACAGACTTTGCTCATAGATTGCAGAATACTGCATAGCCATAATTCCGCTGTAGTGCATGATGAGAATCCCCCCGCTAAAGAGCAGCCCGCCTAAGCCAAGATAGACTCTGCTGCGTGTACGCGGGTTATTAAACAGTTGAAACAGCACAAAGGAAGCCGCGATTGGAATGAGCAGCGAGACAATCATCAGGGGCAAATAATAGGACACCGCAGTTTCCAGCCTCATGGCACGCATACCTATAAAATGCATACTCCACATCCCGATTCCCAGAACAGAAGACATCAATATTATAAAAGGCAACCTTCTTCTGCCCCGTACCAGCCGTTCCGCCAGATCTAGGGCCGCAAAGCAGGATAGAAATGCTATCGCAATGGAAAAGAGGACCAGCAGATCATTATAATGATTCTGATGATTTAGCATTTGGACCTCTCCTTTCTCGGTTAGATAAGTACAAAGATGCTAATTACACTTTCTTACCCGACAAGAAACGACTCGAATCGGTCTCCCAATGCTAAATTGTGGTATTGAATTACACACCAAAAAGGCACTGCGCTAATTCTTCGCTAGTGCCTTTTTGGTGTAATGCTTAATAAGTTTATGCTCCAGCTTCCTCCGTCAAAAACTGCAGCTTCAATAGCTTAATTCGGGAAATCCGCTTGTTCTCGGTTTCCTCTACCACGAACAGATGGCCGTCGAATTCAACGGTTTGCCCTTTTTGCGGCGGATTGACTTCTAACTTGGAGTATAGCCAGCCGCCTATAGTATCATAGTCTTCCGTCTCCATATGAAGCCCTAGTGAGTCGTTGATCTCTTCGATCAGCATGAGGCCGTCTATGGAAAACTCATCCTCCCCCAGTTGCTCAACACCGGGACGCTCCTCATCGAACTCATCCTGAATTTCTCCGACAATCTCCTCCATAATATCCTCAAGCGTAACCATGCCTGACGTACCGCCGTATTCGTCAATCAGAATGGCGATTTGAGTCTTCGCCCGCTGCATCACCTTCAGGAGCGCACTGATCTGAATGGACTCTGGAACGGTAAGAATCGGACGAATCAATTCATTGTACTTCGGCGCCTGATCCCGGATGAGATCCTTAATGTGGATAAAGCCAAGAATATGGTCCTTATCGCCATCACAAACCGGATAACGTGTTCTCATTCCGTCAAAGGCAATCTCAAGGTTCTCTTCTGCCGTCAGATGACTGTTTAGACAGATCATTTCGGTTCGGGGGATCATAATCTCTCTGGCCATCGTATCGGCAAATTCAAAGATATTGTCCACCAGAGTCATTTCTGTATTGTCGATCAGCCCGCTCTTGTTGCTCTCCTGCATGAGGATGCGGATTTCTTCCTCTGTATGCGCCGTGGCCAGCTCTGAGGCCGGTGCCAGACGGAAGAAACGCAGCAGTCCGCCTGCTAATCCATTGACGATCCAGATAAATGGATACATGATCCGGTAGAAGACGTTCATCGCACCTGCCGTTAGCAGAAGCACCTTCTCCGCTTTGTTCACGGCAATTGTCTTGGGTGCCAGCTCGCCTAGTACAATATGCAGCACCGTGATGAACATAAAGGCAATAATGAGGGAGATCACATATACGGTTGTTTCACCGAAGCCTAGGCTTGTTACAAGCGGCCCCACAATCGTAGCTATGGCCGGTTCACCCAGCCAGCCGAGTGCGAGCGAGGCAAGCGTGATGCCAAGCTGGCAGGCGGACAGATAAGCATCTAGATTGTGGACAATATTTCTTGCTGCGGGTGCTCTTTTACTGCCCTCCTCAATCAGTGCTTCAATGCGGCCGCTTCGTACCTTGACCATCGCATATTCAACCGAAACAAAAAAGCCATTAAACAGCACAAGCAAAAGAATAAGACCTACATGTAATATACCGGGTAAAGGGTCGCTCAATTTATACTCCTATCCACCGTTCTTCGTATCGGGTGGATAGGCCCACCTCCTTCGATTTTTCAAAATGTTAGCTTGTGAAACGCCAAACGTTCCTTTCAGTATCAATTTCCCAATGCCTTCAACTCCTGACTAGAATCACGGATTATAAATATATACATTATTATATTATTACTCACTCCATAAAAACAGGTGTAAACCGGAGTAAAAATATGATCTAGTTTTCCTTCTTATGGACATACTCCGTATAAAAGGTATAAAACAAGGTTAACGAATGCAAAAAAAGTTGTAGATGCGCTTTTATATATGTTAAATCTTCCGCACCCTCTCCGTCAAACTTGACGCGTTCAGCTTTGCCCTTCTAGCCATGTTTGGCTTAAATGCTACATGGTAAGACAATGCCCGCCAGATTCCGGCAGGGCACTGCTTATAGTACAAAAAAACAGCAGCCCCCATTTCCAGGCGGACTGCCGTTTACAAAATGTCTTCTATGGATAGTTGTTCAGGTGGATTAACGGAAGTTGCGGGCGACCGGTGGATTTCCGATGACTCCCGGGTACTGGTAAGTAAGCGGCTCATCGAAGGTGGCATAATCGAAATAAATCATCAGCAGCACAGTTCTCTGTCCGGTAGCTGGATCACTGATAATGATATGATCCCGCCCCGCAGCTTCCAGCACGCCTTTGTAAACCTTGGCATTCCAATCCTTGTTGTTCTCATATGTGAAATAAAAGGTCCCGATCTTGCCCAGGTTGAGGCGGAAAATGTTCTCAATGTAGGATTGTTCAAAGGCCGGGGCTGTGGTCGGCATCACGCTTCCTGTAGGCGTCATGGGGCTCCCGCTGGTGACTTGAGGCGGCATGCTGCCCATGTAGCCGCTGGCGGGCATTCCGCCTCCGTTCATGCCAGTGGAAGAAGAAGTACTGCCAATCATATAAGTAACGGGACGGTAAGGTTGACCTATCATTTGTGTAAAACCTCCTAAAAGTTTTGTCAGTATTCGCTTCCTTGAATACACTTCATGTAGAACATGCTGCGACATCACAATTTTCGCTTGCCAGTTTCAGCGGGGGAGACAGACTACGGAAACACTCTGTCTCTCCCCGCAGAGCCGGCTGTACTAATATACAGCCGGGCAATCCGTGCTGGTTGGAGTAAAGAAGCAATGAGCTTTGTAGCGGCCGGTGTTCTGCTGGTTATACCAGGTGGCAGGACAATCGCCTACAGGACGGAAGAACCACAAGGCATTAGAGGCCGGCCAGCGTCGTTCTCCGGCGATGACTCTTTGGGCCAGGCGAATGTCGGCTTCCCGGGCACGCTGATAGAAGTACCCCTTCTGGGGTGCTTCAAAGCCACCTGGACTTTGAAACACCATATCGTTAATATTGCGGATATTGTTGAAGTCCAGGCAATTGCCGAGAATCCGGTTGACCCCGACATTCCCGACCATAAGCATGCCGGCCTCTCCGTCCTCTTCGGCCTCCGCCCGCATCAGCCGCGCAAGCACCTTCACATCTTCCGAGTTCGCTTTGATGACGGCCACACATTCTCCTCCTTTTGCTTCGTAGCAGTTCTGAAGGCATCCGCTTCTTGCCGGACTTCTTGCAAAACCTGCTTCGCAAGCTTCCACATCTCTTGACTGCTCGCTGTATTGTATGTGCATTCGCCTAAGAGGTGACAGTTCACGCCTATTTTCTTCCCGTTACTTGGATTACATAGTTATGGCTCATAAATCATTTTGCGCGTCATGCCACCGTCAATGATAAGCTGTGCTCCTGTAACGAAATTATTATCCGGTGCCGTTAAATAGAGACAGGCTCTGGCGATGTCCTCCGGTCTGCCTACCCGTCCCGAAGGATGCTGGCTATGGTCAATCTCACGCAGCTCCGCATAATCTCCCGTCTCGATCCAGCCCGGACTGATGCAGTTTACCGTGATGCCATCTTCCCCCAGCGTAACCGCCATGGCATGGGTCAGGGCAGCGATGGCTCCTTTGGACGCCGCATAGGCTTCCGTATTCGGTTCTGACATCAATGAACGGGTTGATGACAGATTTACGACGGCTCCGCCTTGCGGATTATTGCGCATAACTTTGGCTGCTTCCCGGGTTGCCAGAAATACACTGCGTGCATTCGTATTGAGTACTTTGTCCCACTCCTCCACAGACAGCTCGTACAGCGTAGAGGTATGCGGATTCGCAATGCCTGCATTATTGATCAGAATATCAACGGTTCCGTACTTAGCTGCTGCGTGGGCAACCAGTGCAATAATGTCCTCCTCCTTGCTTACGTCGCAAGCGACAAATTCAGCAGTTCCGCCTTGACTGCAGATTTCGGCTGCCGCCATGCCTCCTGTGCTTTCATCGAGCTCTGCGATAATTACGCTGGCTCCCTCGGAGGCATAAGCTTCGGCGATCGCTCTGCCGATACCATGGCCGGCTCCAGTGACAATTACAGTTTTATGCAAATAATTCATCATTTCATAGCTCCTTGTTAGTTATTATTAGGTATAGATCCAGACAATATAAATATCCCCTTGCTTCGCAGACCGGAAACAAGGGGATTGTACAGTAACCTCAGGTCTATTGTAAACCGAGCCAAATTCGTATCACAGACAGTTAAATTAATCAGCTGTGGAGTAATGCAGACTGCGCTGAAACCCGTGATACCTTGTACCTTGGTAAGTCAACACACCTCTGTCTCCTTCTGCGCTCATGCCGAACTCAT carries:
- a CDS encoding FecCD family ABC transporter permease → MSKALRSPTGKQRRTREAAILTSLAVLIVVIFIVSMNTGLMRLSPLDVLHTVLGEGTQQQKLILFDFRLPRIVISLLVGAGFAVSGCILQSLSRNALAEPSTLGINAGAGFAVIIFISFVPATSAAPIFVLPLLALAGASLTAALIYFLSFRREDGLSPTRMILIGIAVGAGIYAFQLILSLRLDPQNYQFVAIWMAGKIWGGDWRFVLALTPWIAILLPFAFYKARVLNVLNLGDQTSAGLGMPVEKERILLLAAAVALSGSCVAVSGGIGFVGLIAPHLARRLVGPKHQVLLPACALIGALLLLTADTIGRWILQPAEIPTGIVVALIGAPYFLYLLAKSKA
- a CDS encoding FecCD family ABC transporter permease → MVSSTRSIANNTNPSGDQPLKTRPVAAVVILIFGLAAVVFGLALSVSVGAADIRLVTVWEAVFRFNPDLQQHQIIRELRIPRALAGALVGACFAVAGAIMQGMTRNPLADSGLLGLNAGAGAGLALAFAFAPSASFLYIMLYCFIGAAAAAILVFGIGSLSHSGLTPLRLTLAGAAVSAMLLAVSQGIAILFHLSQDIAFWMAGGIGGTNWTQLRILFPWIAAALIGSLLISRSITLLSLGRDVAAGLGQRTRLVQTAGIIIVVILAGSAVSTVGPIAFVGLIIPHITRYLVGVDYRWIIPCSAVLGSLLIVFADIAARMINAPYETPLGALIAVIGVPFFIYLASKRKGELS
- a CDS encoding iron-hydroxamate ABC transporter substrate-binding protein, with product MFSNNKRSGSMKLALIGCMAMTLFLSACGNGNNENAANSGAEATAAPTATAEATAAPTKTTAPATEKTVTDAMGHEVTVPANPQRVLASYMEDYLVTLGVTPVAQWSVTNGTQEYLIADLKDVPTISYDLPLEAVTSFAPDFHIVQSESSVQNGLYDQLNKIAPTYVLGDKISKDWRKSLLKIGELLNKSTEAEQAIADYDQKAADAKAKISSSIGDDSVAILWLVSKNFFIVDETRSSGAVLYGDLGLKQPNLVTEIPAASRATWNPITLEKLAELTADHIFLVNSDKTEASDILNGAIWKGIPAVKAGNVHELSEASSWLYSGAIANSKTIDDVLSFLVK
- a CDS encoding APC family permease codes for the protein MVSKVKRLLIGRPMKSNELDHEKLSKVKALAVLSSDALSSVAYGTEQILIVLVAAGFTAIWYSLPIALAVLGLLAILIFSYRQTIFAYPQGGGAYIVAKSNLGVPTGLLAGGSLLVDYILTVAVSASAGTDAITSAFPSLHNHTVLIAVSVILILTIINLRGVTESASFIAIPVYLFVVSIFVLIIAGVYKYITGGAHAEIPEIGSAVSNVSLFLLLKAFSSGCSALTGVEAVSNAIPNFKAPAEKNAAKTLMLMGGILGLMFTGITLLAYWYGITPNEKSTVVSQIAESTFGRGGLYFFIQGITAVILFLAANTAYSAFPLLAFMFAKDKYLPHAFMVRGDRLGFSNGIIFLGVLSAVLVAAFHGNTEGLIPLYAVGVFIPFTLSQLGMMVHWFKTKPKGWQNKFVVNTIGMLTTLTITLIFIITKFSSVWMAFIFLPVVMFVFHRIHRHYMNIADQLRICPATDKPLIKGSTVVVPVAGVTRAVLHSISYAKSLTDNVVAVYVGFDEEEIHKMEQKWEEWNPGVRLIVLRSRYRSIIRPLVKFIDTVEWKTATTDHITVLIPQFITKHWWQAILHNQTSLFIRSYLMNQKDIVVATVPYHLHK
- a CDS encoding disulfide oxidoreductase; translation: MKFSTFCRRHCLYLAWFVSVIAVAGSLYLSEVLHYEPCRLCWFQRIFMYPQLILLGIATYRGDKRIIPYVLPLCLIGGSISLYHYAEQKIPALSKILPCKIGVPCNEDYLNFLGFITVPLLALIAFALIAILLWTGRQEEAAE
- a CDS encoding DsbA family protein, giving the protein MSKNKRNSAAAPQQSKQEKRRAEQEKQKQKTRILIFSTVAAVIIIFVALIMLIPKGNSDFNYSEMHRLGKEDAPVKIVEFGDYKCPACSDFTGTIKPQLVEKYVTPGKAAFYFVNMAFIGPDSETASLAALSVYHQNSEAFWTYYDAIYANQGEESEEWATADYLVSLAQKENLPIDFDLLRKDIEERTYESELQRDMKLAEDSKVTSTPTVFVNGVKVDKAFDIKAIDSQVQIALDSADAK